The following nucleotide sequence is from Catonella massiliensis.
AATGGAATCATAAATGTATATAAAGAAGTAGGATTTACTTCGAGAGATGCAGTATCTAAGTTAACAGGAATTCTTAGGCAGCGCAAAATCGGACATACAGGAACACTTGATCCTGCAGCCGAAGGTGTGCTGCCTATGTGCATAGGAAAGGCTACAAAACTATGTGAGTTACTTACAGACCATAGAAAACAGTATATAGCCGAAATCAAGTTCGGTATAGCGACGGATACTGAGGATGTTACAGGAGAAATTATTGAAGAAACAAACTTTTCTAATGACTGGTATAAGGAAAAACTGACTGAGGATAATCTCTCTAAGGTAATATCAGGCTTTATAGGCAGACAACTACAGACTCCTCCTATGTATTCAGCTAAGAGAGTTGGAGGAAAGCGTCTTTATGAGCTTGCAAGAGAAGGCAAGGTAATAGAGCGTAAACCTTGTGAGATAACAATTTACAGTATTGAAATTAAAAATATAGATGTTTCCAGAAGGGAGGCCACGATAGTAGTTGACTGTTCTAAGGGGACTTATATAAGGACTTTGTGCAAGGACATAGGAAATGAACTTGGATGCAAAGCAGCAATGAAAAGCCTGGTTAGAACGAAAACAGGGAACTTCCTCCTTGAGAATAGTTATAAGCTTGATGAAATAGAAAAGCTTGTTAGAGAAAATAGAGTTTCTGAGATAGTCATACCTATTGAGGATGTATTTAAGAATCTTCAAAGAGTGGATGTGAGCGGATATGCGTGTATACTTCTTGAAAATGGTGGAATTATAAAAGCAGCTGCAGTTAAACCTGATATAGAAGCCTTGGAACCTAAAAATGGTGAAAAATTCAGGATGTATAACGATGAGGGAGAATTTAAGGCTGTTTACAGCTATAATGGGGATATAAATGCATTTAAAATAGACAAGATGTTTTAAGGTGGGAGATATGGAGTATATAAAAGGTAGTGGCTTTAGGTTACATAACACTGTAGTTACGCTGGGCAAATTCGATGGTTTACACTTGGGGCACAAAGAGCTTATAGATATTGTGTTAAAGACAAAAGGCCTCACCAAGGTACTGTTCACGTTTGATGTGAATCCTCTTAGTATACTCTCTGATAAAGAATTTAAGGTAATTGAGACAGGTACTGAGAGAATTAATTTGATGAAAGATTCAGGCTTTGACTATATGATAGACTATCCATTTACTATGGAAACTATTAATACTGATGCAGATGAATTTATAAAAACAATTATTCATGATAAGCTGGACGCTAAAATGCTGGTTGTAGGCACGGATTTTAGATTTGGTAAAGACAGGCTTGGTGATGTAGAACTTCTCGAAAAAAGAAGTAAAGAGTATGGCTATGTATTAAAAGTCATAGAAAAAAAGAAAATGTATGGAGAGGTTATATCGAGTACCCGCATACGAAGTCTAATAAAAAAAGGTGAGATAAGGCTGGCAAACGAGCTTCTTGGAAGAGAGTTCTCATTTTCAGGTGAAATCATTCACGGAAATCATCTGGGACATACAGTAGGCATGCCAACTATTAATATTAAGCCTGAGGCTTGCAAACTATTGCCCCCATTTGGTGTATATGTGTCTGACACAGAGCTGGACTATAAGGTCTATAGAGGCATAACCAACATAGGAGTTAAGCCTACAGTGGGAAAAGACAATGCAGTTGGTGTAGAAACCTGGCTCTTTGGGCTAGACAGTGATGTTTACGGTCATTTTGCCAAGGTAAAGCTATTAGACTTTATCAGGCCTGAAATGAAGTTTGATTCGCTTGAGGATGTAAAAAGACAGGTGAATATAGATGCTGTAAGGGCGAGGGAGTACACGGCTTAAAAGGAGGGAGTATGGTTTTAGAAGAAAGCATTACAGCCATAAAGGGAATAGGTGCAAAGACCGCCCTCCTTCTTAATAAACTCGGTATATATACCAAAGGAGATATATTAAAGTATTTCCCAAGAAATTATGATAAATACGATAAAATAATACCAATAAGCATGGTAAAAAGCGGAATGACAGCTATAATATCTGCTATGCCTGTATCATTTCCTATGTTGAAGCAGATGGGTAAGAAGAGTATCTTAATCTGTGAGGTAAGTGACGGAAGTGGGAAAATTGAGTTAAACTGGTTTAATATGCCTTTTATGAAGTCAAAGCTTGCTAAGGGCGTGCACATGATATATAGAGGCAAGGTAGTAAG
It contains:
- the truB gene encoding tRNA pseudouridine(55) synthase TruB, which codes for MLNGIINVYKEVGFTSRDAVSKLTGILRQRKIGHTGTLDPAAEGVLPMCIGKATKLCELLTDHRKQYIAEIKFGIATDTEDVTGEIIEETNFSNDWYKEKLTEDNLSKVISGFIGRQLQTPPMYSAKRVGGKRLYELAREGKVIERKPCEITIYSIEIKNIDVSRREATIVVDCSKGTYIRTLCKDIGNELGCKAAMKSLVRTKTGNFLLENSYKLDEIEKLVRENRVSEIVIPIEDVFKNLQRVDVSGYACILLENGGIIKAAAVKPDIEALEPKNGEKFRMYNDEGEFKAVYSYNGDINAFKIDKMF
- a CDS encoding bifunctional riboflavin kinase/FAD synthetase, giving the protein MEYIKGSGFRLHNTVVTLGKFDGLHLGHKELIDIVLKTKGLTKVLFTFDVNPLSILSDKEFKVIETGTERINLMKDSGFDYMIDYPFTMETINTDADEFIKTIIHDKLDAKMLVVGTDFRFGKDRLGDVELLEKRSKEYGYVLKVIEKKKMYGEVISSTRIRSLIKKGEIRLANELLGREFSFSGEIIHGNHLGHTVGMPTINIKPEACKLLPPFGVYVSDTELDYKVYRGITNIGVKPTVGKDNAVGVETWLFGLDSDVYGHFAKVKLLDFIRPEMKFDSLEDVKRQVNIDAVRAREYTA